tgaaaagagcaaaaagtaCTTATTAAGGCCGGGAAATGTTCGGCCcgagcagggaaggaaggaaggaaagtggCGGCTTCGAGATGACATTGTTCAAATGTGCGTGTAGAGCGCTAGGATCTGAGCAGAGAAGCGTTTCCAGGATGGGAACAGAGAGTTTTATAAAGGTATTTTAGAGAGCTGTGAGCAACCGCAAAGAcggagagagaggcaaaaggGGGGGAGAGAAGAGACCTGGTGCCTGAAGGAGAGGTCAGAGCTGAGGGAAGTGAGGGAGGCGCCACCTCTGGAGAAAACCCgttgcccctgctctggggacaAAGAGGCGGAAAACAGCGCAAAGGTGCTCGGCGTTTTACACAGTGGAGAATGGGTGAATCCTAAACCAAGGTCTCCCGCTTAAAGGCAAGCCTCACGAGGGAATAGCTAGGAAGTGGAGGGAGGTTAGTGCCAAGGGAGCCTGTCAGAAAGAGACCAAGGATATTGTCTGAGGCCTGTCTGCTGGCTGAGGTGGCCTGAGACTACACAGCTTTAGTGTGAAGGCTGGAACATGCAAGCTGGGAGGTGTTACTTAGCCTTCACACCACTTTCAGCTTGTGGGCTTGGCAAGACCCATGTTGAAGGCGTCACCCAGCACCCCTCCTGGAACTGCCATACATATTGTTGTATCACACTGGAAAATTTGTAGTTGAGGTGAAGATGAAGTTAGTATCTGAAAATGATGGTGCTTACGGCATTAGGACACGTGTTGCAAAGCTGTCCTACCCGCGCTAGCTGTGTATTTGCTGCCTGCGAAGATTTCTCtaacaaagcaggctttctcacTTTCAACAAGACAGTAAAGCAGCACGGTTTGGCACAGCTTCAGCACTCAAGCAAAAATTTGGCATCTCAGTGTAGTATCAGATTAATAAGAAGCTAACAAGGCCTCCAAGGTATAAATGGTATCCTCTGGATGCTGATTAAACCAAGGATGTGTTTATGAAATTTGGACCAGCTTAGACTAGTCGCTCTGTATGTCTAGAGTCAAAAGAATTTCagtataaaaagtaaaaaaggttGTTTTTTGGTATTATGGGAATAAGCAATGCTCAGTACAGTCTTTATTGTTTGGGTATCGTAGGATAACTACAgcaatctgaaaagaaatacagttgcTGCCGTAGACAACATAGCCCAGGAATATTTGCACTGCCCAGTGACaactttaacattttatttctgtttcaagtCTCAGAAGAATGTAGTGATATTATTAAGCATTTCTGTAGTGACTTATTTACTGTACCCCAGTTCCACTTCTAATGAgagatttctgtttaaaatggaaaagatccAGAGACAGCAAGTGAATAAGACTGGATGAATGGAAAGGTGGTGTACAAGAGAATGAAAATTTTAACTGTGTTTACAGCTAGGGTTAGCAGGAAGGGAACAGACTTATTTAAACCAGTGGGTCAGCTGGAGAATATACGTGGGACATTCAGATTTACTCCCATTGGCAAAGAATAATTACATTGAATGGCTGCAGTAAATGATGCAAGGAAATACTTTCCTTACCGAAGCAAAGAAATCAGCTTTCAAAGAGCTATATATCCCATGCCTAATGGGAACAGAAATATCACTTACATTTGTATATATTCTAATGGTGACATGTGTATCACCAGCGTAGCTGGTAGCCAGTAATTGCTTAGAGTTAGAAAAACCTTGTGCCCTGGTTGCCAGTTCATTCTCATGGTGTGCATGAGAATATATCACTTTGATTTATTCACTTTTTCATGATCTAAGTCACATAATGTTGATATTTATGGTACACACAAACCCTCTCCTAAAATTCTTAATTATGAAACTCATACATACATCAGGAATCCAAGTCCTTGAACCTCTTATCAGTATTTTTCTCATAAATTTTCCCTCTTTTACTTGTATTTTCAACCCAATGGTACCTTAATTCAGTATTAAATCTCATTTGGGAATactcttcctttcctgaaaTTTCCATGCGAAAGCTTTCCTGTCTGTCTGTGgccttttgcatttcttcagcaAGAGCCATTTCCAAAAGCCTCTgctcatttcatttttctcttttcaataCCACACCAGAAAGATGGGAGGCCATACAGTTATTTCTGGTGTGGgacatgcatttgttttttcctgcatCGTATCTCTGGAAACTGCCATATCTCAAAGCGTAGGCCTGTAAGGACGCTGAACTTTGCCTGATCTGCTTGAGTAAGACACGCTTTGAAACATCTGGCACTTGACATCCATGAAGGCAAATAATCGAGCTGCAACACGGTCACAATCTGTTACAGAAATCCCGATGCCTCTAACAGCCAGTTAGAAGGAAATGGCCAGAAGAGTATTGTTAAGCAAAGATGAAAGATGCCAAGGCAAGTTGGTTAAGAATGCTAAACAGAACATCTTCCGTGCAATCTTCAGATCTTTTGAGTTACAGATTTAATGCCTTTTTGAAGGTCAGTTTGTTATCCTTGGAACTTGTCATTCCATATACATGGACAAAGCAGTTGCAAAACACATAGGCAGAGGAGATGCGTGCTTTCTTTCCCCTGCCAGAGGTGAGGGAATTAAATGCCTTCTGCCTGATATATTTTACGTATCTTTAGGGATTTTGTGTTTCTAGTGCCTTTTCTCACCTGCTTTTGAAAGATAACTTCTTACAGCAGATGGGTCCCCTCTTATCTCATGCTTTCATGGTAGAAGATTTTTGTGCTGTCTACTGCATAAGTATGTCTGACTCCCCACCAAAAATCGCATCTGACCGCTGTCAGtcagtatttctgaaacagTGAAATTACCATCTCACAAAAAGCGGTAAAGTACTAAGAAGTTTTATTACACTTGTTCACTCTTTCCACATCCTTATTCTTTAATGCCAAGTGTTCTCTCTCCCTGTCCAAACTCAAAAGCAGGGCGGGCATTCTGCTATCATTGGTGTATTTTTCACTCTTACTTTGTGAGCTGTTGTATCTGAGATACACTAAGCTATTTGCCTGTACGGCACGCACGAAAGGAGGCTGTTCAGGAACAGATGGGCGCAAAAACAAGCCGTGTTTACTTTCAGCAACTTCCCACCCACAAGCACCACTCTTCACCATAACACAAGCCCAGAGCGGGGCAGTGGAAAGCAGTGGCTCCCCTGGCTCCCCTTCTGGCGTTTCTCAGCACGGGAAACACCTGGCAGcaccctctgccctgctctcctACGGAGGCTGGTACAAATACCCAGCATAAATATTCCTCTTTCACGGTACCTCGCAATTCTGCATCTGACACCCAGTTCCTTGCAGTTCCTTCCATTTATACGCTCATTCCCAGGCTCCCTTGGTTTTTTGGAAGGCCTGGCCTGCAGCCCACAGCGCACTGCTGCCCCCCTCAGCGGCGCCCCCCGCTTTTCCCGTGAGCGCAGCCTTCACCAGGCCTCTTTCACAGAGAcgtgaagaaaagaaactgccctgggagggaggtgggggtgcCCGTGGCGGCCCTCGGGGGCTGCTGCTCGCCCGGAGCGGGCCCGCTGCCGCCATCTTGCCGGAGGCTGCCGGGAGGACTACAGCGCCCAGCATGCTCCGCGGCCGCCCGGCCGGACTACGGCGCCCAGCGTGCCCCGCGGTTGTCGCGTCTCCAAGATGGCGGCGCCCAGCGGCGGCTCGGGCGTGAGCGCGGACGCGGACTCGGACTCGGACTCGGACAGCAGCGGCGAGGCGGCAGCGCGGTTCCGAGAGGCCGCCTGGGACTGCGCTGCGCAGGCGGCGGCGGTGCGGGTGGAGACGGGCGGCGGTGAGAGTCGGCGGCCAGCTAGGCTCTGCTCACCTGCCGCAGCTGTGGCCTGCCCTGTCCTCCCCCGTcccgggggagcggcggcgaGGCGGAGGCAGATCTCTGCCGCGGGGCCGGTGGCGGAGCCGGGCCGCTTCGGGAGCCGAGGCGGGGCTCTGGGAGGGGGCGCTCGGCCCGGCCCTGCCGGCGGGCTGAGCCGTGGCGGTGCGCGGCCGGAGCCCCTTCCCGGGCAGGCCGCCCGCTACGGCCTGGCCGGCGGGAAGCTTCCCCGTCCCCTCATCGCTGCCCTCCCCCGAAAGTGGGCGTGGGTTGTCTTTCAGTCATGCTTCCTCTCGCTATAAAACCACACGTGCCGGGAGGGGGGATTAAAGAGGTCCTGACCACAGCTCTTTTCGACTTGtctttgcttcttcctttgtCAGGTGGCTTTAAAAAGGATCGGTTACAGCCCGCTCAATCTAGCCTAAGGTATTTTTGCTTCTGGTTTCAGACTTCCccttcactgaagaaaaaaataagcatacGTTGTATTTGTGCCTTGTGGCACTTCCTACTGGAAGAGCTTATTCTGTTTTAGGAATTAGTCCAACTATAACCGGAAATTATGCTTAAATCTGAAATAGCTAATAGGTTTTTAAAGTACCTTTCTCATCCCTCTAGCAGCAGGGGAATATACAATTTGAAAGTTTACTGATGCTGTCAGTTGCAGCATTAGCTCCAACTGTCAGAAGTTGCCCAACTCTGCAAGTGTCCTATGAAGGAATTATTACAgttatgtataaaaaaaatttctttttcttcaaaaagccTTGCAATTGCAAAGGCAAGCACTCATCAGCTGGAAAGCAACACCTGAACTGGGAGCCTTGCAATGGAGCTGATGCCATCCTATTGAAGTTGGTAGCATTCCTGTAGGCTCAGTTTCAAAGGCTGTTAGCTAGGCAACTTAATAAAATCCTCTTCCTGGGACAGGTTTTGCATTAATTGTGGCAACATACACAGTAACTACATGCAAGAGAAGGGGTGTCCTGAcataatttatttgcttttgtagGCCGtttcagtgagaaaaatcatccAATTACTAACTATGATGGAGATGGCTAAATAATGTTTAGCTCTCTTTTGGGAACTGAACTGTTACTACTGAGttgttttccatctttcttaGCAGTCTTCCCTATCAAGTATGAATTGATAACTAGAGGGTAGGAGATTTTACAGTCCCCTGTCTCCTGTTTGGGCGAGAGTGCAAGATGCTACTGGccttgaaagagaaaataattattcttattttaaacagGCGTGAAGTGAATGGTCATGATGAGGATGGAAATGAGCTACAGACGACGCCAGAGTTCAGAGCACATGTTGCAAAGAAACTGGGAGCAATGCTTGACGGGTATTGGCAAGCAATACCAGAAAAGTTTGTTCTATGGGTCAAGTACACCGATGCTTTTTTGTGCTAAAACTAGGAAATTCAAGATCTGAGTGCAGCCTGAATATGGAGGAGAAGTTATTTCTCTTCTTGCATCCTTCATTCACGTATTTAGTGCAAACTTCCACTATTCTGTGATCTAACCTGGCCCATGTCCTGTACCCTTCTGGTAAAGACTCCCTGTTCATTTGCCTGTGTGGCCAATTGGTTGTGGGGAGGAAGAAGTAGGATTTGGGTGCCTTAGCACGTTCATCATTTAAAGGCCAGCATAAGAATGTTTCATTTATTCTTACAACCTAAACCAATACCTGATTTAGGGTTGTGCTGGCAGTATGCTTCTGACGGGGCTGCCACTGTCTTTATTTATTGTGTAAATATGGCTCTGGAGAACTAGAATTCCTGGTGTTTAGAGTTTGCtttagaaatgctgcttttaagtCATTCTTGTGGCGTGCATTGTTAAGGAGAGAAGGTATGGCCTGCTCTGAAAGCAGGGGGGTGAGACAGCTTCACTATGGAAAAAGAAGCTATGTAACATCTCCCTATAATCTTCTTTCCTAGAAATACCCAACTTTAGCTTGGTTTGCACAAACCTGTCTTAAGATCTGACTGGGGTTTTCTGTTTAGTTTCATCACTGTCTTGAAGGACTCATCAGGACCTTCACAAACTTCTGTGCCACTGTCTGACTCTGCAGATGATGGTGAGTTCTAGTCACAGCCGTTGTGGCTGTCCTGTGACGTTGTTAGTTAAATGATAAGTGGGATTTATGATAACTGGGATGGATCCTGTCCGTTGCCAGTTGTACACCCAACTGACTAATAGGCATTTGCAGCAGAAGAACTTCTGTTAGCGTCCATGAAGGCTGTTGCTTTGAAGCAGTGATCTCTGTGCCCTAACTCCTCTCAGATAGTCCCAAATAATTGCTGTCAGGCACTATAGCAATACAGTAACAGCAGTGAGGCTTCCCAGGGAGATTGCTCTTTATTGCTTTCACCTCTGTTTTATATCGTGGCTAAAATTCCCTTTTACGTATTTTAGGTTTTcgcctcttctcttcctctgtcccAGGAGACTGTGGGAAATCAGAGCCTTGCCCTGcagcaaggagaagaaagcCATCTAGCTCCAGGTGAGGTGCTGTCAGCTGCTTTGCT
This DNA window, taken from Phalacrocorax carbo chromosome 15, bPhaCar2.1, whole genome shotgun sequence, encodes the following:
- the C15H12orf43 gene encoding protein CUSTOS, which codes for MAAPSGGSGVSADADSDSDSDSSGEAAARFREAAWDCAAQAAAVRVETGGGGFKKDRLQPAQSSLRREVNGHDEDGNELQTTPEFRAHVAKKLGAMLDGFITVLKDSSGPSQTSVPLSDSADDGFRLFSSSVPGDCGKSEPCPAARRRKPSSSSDTDSDQEWQKYQEVAVSAADILKQSAFPALSWDSSQDQSDSYTEHSQKKKKKIKGENNIQEKKIDPTECEQISKGLPRLLSANGQHERQDSSHIESSVLPGVVKKKKKKKKRELRSCSANGK